The following coding sequences lie in one Chelonia mydas isolate rCheMyd1 chromosome 6, rCheMyd1.pri.v2, whole genome shotgun sequence genomic window:
- the VRTN gene encoding vertnin isoform X2 gives MIQRHQLVQSVLQELQEATECFGLEGLTSAALEAERTLSSFSLPSYCGRQFQEELEVDRVARSLYPEDAPSNMLPLVCKGEGNHLFEAASVLLWGNPSLSLELQVRTVVEMLLHKHYYLNGMIDSKVMLQAARYSLCTEESPEMTSLPLAILEAIFDADIKATCFPGTFANMWHVYALASVLQCNIYSIYPMSNLKIRPYFNRLIRPRKCGPQTSTLHIMWSGQQLSSQVFKAQYFVAVVGLEELEPTSPPPEPPVQPVQTLELLKSDPRLTYFNLCDRYSITKSTFYRWKRQSREHRQKAATRFAAKHFLQSCFQEGNVIPLQHFRQMFPEISRSTYYAWKHEMQSMVNGGDTSAPAEAMVSQEPHGDHQKKPHPDRDDAAKSEGDLRPKIPSLEPNQAGIFMQGAKSYLEKCISMNTLVPYRCFKRSFPGISRSTYYNWRRKAIKGNPNFKPPQPPSVSQKPLVKGKAYLPFKPGNLPGKKRLNGHRPEPRSLLQLKPSLYNWRKQLRDVAKRHVQQWRLPFCKFRLRYPGFSSTAYWFWKRSSQQMNKHPLWTSSSQQLSQVISEAPGKAEPAIKPRSQMEVAPRHLDKQASVTPYNATISGYAMSERANSRMFVMDVIATAQFKAQAKLFLQQRFESKTFPTYKEFSAHFPLTARSTYYMWKRALHDGLTLVDA, from the coding sequence ATGATCCAGCGGCACCAGCTAGTGCAGTCTGTactgcaggagctgcaggaggccacTGAATGCTTTGGGCTAGAGGGACTAACCAGTGCAGCCCTGGAGGCTGAGAGGACCTTGTCCTCTTTCTCCCTACCCAGCTACTGCGGGAGGCAGTTCCAGGAAGAGTTGGAAGTTGACCGGGTGGCAAGAAGCCTGTATCCGGAGGACGCCCCAAGCAACATGCTGCCTCTGGTCTGCAAGGGGGAGGGGAACCACCTGTTTGAGGCAGCCAGTGTGCTGCTGTGGGGGAACCCCAGCCTGAGTCTGGAGCTGCAGGTGCGCACAGTTGTGGAGATGTTGCTGCACAAGCATTACTACCTGAACGGCATGATTGACTCCAAGGTGATGCTGCAGGCTGCCCGCTACTCCCTCTGCACCGAGGAGTCCCCTGAGATGACCAGCCTCCCTCTGGCCATCCTCGAGGCCATTTTTGATGCTGACATCAAGGCCACTTGTTTCCCTGGCACCTTTGCCAACATGTGGCATGTCTACGCCCTGGCCTCGGTGCTGCAGTGTAACATCTACTCCATCTACCCCATGAGCAACTTGAAGATCCGGCCATACTTCAACCGCCTCATCCGGCCCAGGAAGTGTGGCCCACAGACCTCCACACTCCACATCATGTGGTCAGGGCAGCAGCTCTCCTCACAGGTCTTCAAAGCACAGTACTTTGTGGCTGTGGTAGGCCTGGAAGAACTGGAACCCACAAGCCCTCCTCCAGAGCCTCCAGTCCAGCCAGTCCAGACTCTGGAGCTGCTGAAGAGTGACCCCCGGCTGACCTACTTTAATCTGTGTGACCGCTACAGCATCACCAAGAGCACCTTCTACCGCTGGAAGCGCCAGTCCCGGGAGCACAGACAGAaagcagccaccaggtttgcagcCAAACACTTCCTGCAGTCTTGCTTCCAAGAGGGCAATGTGATTCCTCTTCAGCACTTCCGACAAATGTTCCCAGAAATCTCCCGCTCCACTTACTATGCTTGGAAGCATGAGATGCAGAGCATGGTCAATGGTGGCGATACCTCTGCTCCAGCTGAGGCTATGGTGTCACAGGAGCCTCATGGAGACCATCAAAAAAAGCCCCACCCAGACAGGGATGATGCAGCAAAGTCAGAGGGGGACCTAAGGCCAAAGATCCCTTCCCTGGAGCCCAACCAAGCAGGAATCTTCATGCAAGGAGCCAAGTCATACCTAGAGAAATGCATCTCCATGAACACTCTGGTGCCCTACAGGTGCTTCAAGCGCAGCTTCCCTGGTATCTCCAGGTCCACCTACTACAACTGGCGGAGAAAAGCAATTAAGGGGAACCCCAACTTCAAACCCCCTCAGCCTCCCTCAGTCAGCCAGAAGCCCCTAGTGAAAGGGAAGGCATATCTGCCATTCAAGCCTGGAAATCTGCCTGGCAAGAAAAGGCTGAATGGACACCGACCAGAGCCCAGAAGTCTCCTCCAGCTCAAACCCTCTCTTTACAACTGGAGAAAGCAGCTTCGAGACGTGGCCAAGAGGCATGTCCAGCAGTGGCGGCTGCCATTCTGCAAGTTCCGCCTACGATACCCGGGCTTCTCCTCCACAGCCTATTGGTTCTGGAAGAGAAGCAGCCAACAGATGAACAAGCATCCTCTCTGGACCAGCTCATCCCAACAGCTGAGTCAGGTCATCTCAGAGGCTCCTGGAAAAGCAGAGCCTGCGATAAAGCCACGGTCACAAATGGAAGTGGCTCCCAGGCATCTAGACAAGCAAGCATCAGTCACCCCCTACAATGCCACAATCTCGGGCTATGCCATGTCGGAAAGAGCCAACAGCCGGATGTTCGTGATGGATGTGATTGCCACTGCCCAGTTCAAAGCTCAGGCCAAACTGTTcctgcagcagcgctttgaatCGAAAACCTTCCCGACCTACAAAGAGTTCAGTGCCCACTTCCCCCTCACGGCACGCTCCACCTACTACATGTGGAAGCGTGCGCTGCACGATGGACTGACACTAGTGGATGCCTGA
- the VRTN gene encoding vertnin isoform X1 yields the protein MQSRMIQRHQLVQSVLQELQEATECFGLEGLTSAALEAERTLSSFSLPSYCGRQFQEELEVDRVARSLYPEDAPSNMLPLVCKGEGNHLFEAASVLLWGNPSLSLELQVRTVVEMLLHKHYYLNGMIDSKVMLQAARYSLCTEESPEMTSLPLAILEAIFDADIKATCFPGTFANMWHVYALASVLQCNIYSIYPMSNLKIRPYFNRLIRPRKCGPQTSTLHIMWSGQQLSSQVFKAQYFVAVVGLEELEPTSPPPEPPVQPVQTLELLKSDPRLTYFNLCDRYSITKSTFYRWKRQSREHRQKAATRFAAKHFLQSCFQEGNVIPLQHFRQMFPEISRSTYYAWKHEMQSMVNGGDTSAPAEAMVSQEPHGDHQKKPHPDRDDAAKSEGDLRPKIPSLEPNQAGIFMQGAKSYLEKCISMNTLVPYRCFKRSFPGISRSTYYNWRRKAIKGNPNFKPPQPPSVSQKPLVKGKAYLPFKPGNLPGKKRLNGHRPEPRSLLQLKPSLYNWRKQLRDVAKRHVQQWRLPFCKFRLRYPGFSSTAYWFWKRSSQQMNKHPLWTSSSQQLSQVISEAPGKAEPAIKPRSQMEVAPRHLDKQASVTPYNATISGYAMSERANSRMFVMDVIATAQFKAQAKLFLQQRFESKTFPTYKEFSAHFPLTARSTYYMWKRALHDGLTLVDA from the exons ATGCAGAGCAG GATGATCCAGCGGCACCAGCTAGTGCAGTCTGTactgcaggagctgcaggaggccacTGAATGCTTTGGGCTAGAGGGACTAACCAGTGCAGCCCTGGAGGCTGAGAGGACCTTGTCCTCTTTCTCCCTACCCAGCTACTGCGGGAGGCAGTTCCAGGAAGAGTTGGAAGTTGACCGGGTGGCAAGAAGCCTGTATCCGGAGGACGCCCCAAGCAACATGCTGCCTCTGGTCTGCAAGGGGGAGGGGAACCACCTGTTTGAGGCAGCCAGTGTGCTGCTGTGGGGGAACCCCAGCCTGAGTCTGGAGCTGCAGGTGCGCACAGTTGTGGAGATGTTGCTGCACAAGCATTACTACCTGAACGGCATGATTGACTCCAAGGTGATGCTGCAGGCTGCCCGCTACTCCCTCTGCACCGAGGAGTCCCCTGAGATGACCAGCCTCCCTCTGGCCATCCTCGAGGCCATTTTTGATGCTGACATCAAGGCCACTTGTTTCCCTGGCACCTTTGCCAACATGTGGCATGTCTACGCCCTGGCCTCGGTGCTGCAGTGTAACATCTACTCCATCTACCCCATGAGCAACTTGAAGATCCGGCCATACTTCAACCGCCTCATCCGGCCCAGGAAGTGTGGCCCACAGACCTCCACACTCCACATCATGTGGTCAGGGCAGCAGCTCTCCTCACAGGTCTTCAAAGCACAGTACTTTGTGGCTGTGGTAGGCCTGGAAGAACTGGAACCCACAAGCCCTCCTCCAGAGCCTCCAGTCCAGCCAGTCCAGACTCTGGAGCTGCTGAAGAGTGACCCCCGGCTGACCTACTTTAATCTGTGTGACCGCTACAGCATCACCAAGAGCACCTTCTACCGCTGGAAGCGCCAGTCCCGGGAGCACAGACAGAaagcagccaccaggtttgcagcCAAACACTTCCTGCAGTCTTGCTTCCAAGAGGGCAATGTGATTCCTCTTCAGCACTTCCGACAAATGTTCCCAGAAATCTCCCGCTCCACTTACTATGCTTGGAAGCATGAGATGCAGAGCATGGTCAATGGTGGCGATACCTCTGCTCCAGCTGAGGCTATGGTGTCACAGGAGCCTCATGGAGACCATCAAAAAAAGCCCCACCCAGACAGGGATGATGCAGCAAAGTCAGAGGGGGACCTAAGGCCAAAGATCCCTTCCCTGGAGCCCAACCAAGCAGGAATCTTCATGCAAGGAGCCAAGTCATACCTAGAGAAATGCATCTCCATGAACACTCTGGTGCCCTACAGGTGCTTCAAGCGCAGCTTCCCTGGTATCTCCAGGTCCACCTACTACAACTGGCGGAGAAAAGCAATTAAGGGGAACCCCAACTTCAAACCCCCTCAGCCTCCCTCAGTCAGCCAGAAGCCCCTAGTGAAAGGGAAGGCATATCTGCCATTCAAGCCTGGAAATCTGCCTGGCAAGAAAAGGCTGAATGGACACCGACCAGAGCCCAGAAGTCTCCTCCAGCTCAAACCCTCTCTTTACAACTGGAGAAAGCAGCTTCGAGACGTGGCCAAGAGGCATGTCCAGCAGTGGCGGCTGCCATTCTGCAAGTTCCGCCTACGATACCCGGGCTTCTCCTCCACAGCCTATTGGTTCTGGAAGAGAAGCAGCCAACAGATGAACAAGCATCCTCTCTGGACCAGCTCATCCCAACAGCTGAGTCAGGTCATCTCAGAGGCTCCTGGAAAAGCAGAGCCTGCGATAAAGCCACGGTCACAAATGGAAGTGGCTCCCAGGCATCTAGACAAGCAAGCATCAGTCACCCCCTACAATGCCACAATCTCGGGCTATGCCATGTCGGAAAGAGCCAACAGCCGGATGTTCGTGATGGATGTGATTGCCACTGCCCAGTTCAAAGCTCAGGCCAAACTGTTcctgcagcagcgctttgaatCGAAAACCTTCCCGACCTACAAAGAGTTCAGTGCCCACTTCCCCCTCACGGCACGCTCCACCTACTACATGTGGAAGCGTGCGCTGCACGATGGACTGACACTAGTGGATGCCTGA